One region of Lytechinus pictus isolate F3 Inbred chromosome 8, Lp3.0, whole genome shotgun sequence genomic DNA includes:
- the LOC129266125 gene encoding large ribosomal subunit protein mL40-like encodes MASLQNLQLVRSFFTRAGGLSFRATQVLRAEPPKKKKRADPKQEQMRQQRLLKKLKKIQFKMGDPELKPIVDFNVDRKLMEDERKREELEIDHETSEERARLQKEWSRYKFQQHVRETNILKEAIRSQTKALEELRLESEELYQAAIQRDPNLFPVLITGPTYTPPINDYSAVSPDGDYIDVTKQYK; translated from the exons atggctagCCTTCAGAATCTTCAGCTGGTTCGATCTTTCTTCACAAGAGCTGGAGGATTATCCTTCAGGGCAACTCAAGTTCTCAG agCCGAGCCcccaaagaagaagaaaagagcgGATCCCAAGCAGGAGCAGATGAGGCAACAGAGATTGCTGAAGAAACTCAAGAAAATACAATTCAAGATGGGTGACCCTGAACTCAAACCTATCGTAGATTTTAATGTGGACAGAAAATTAATGGAAGATGAGAG aaagagagaagaacTTGAAATAGATCACGAGACGTCAGAAGAAAGAGCCAGGTTACAGAAAGAATGGTCACGTTATAAATTTCAGCAACATGTGAGAGAAACTAACATCCTTAAGGAAGCAATCAG ATCACAGACTAAGGCCCTAGAGGAGCTGAGGTTAGAGTCTGAAGAGCTGTACCAAGCTGCAATCCAAAGAGATCCAAACCTGTTCCCTGTACTCATCACTGGTCCAACTTACACACCACCAATCAATGACTACTCAGCGGTCAGTCCTGACGGAGATTATATCGATGTCACAAAGCAATataaatga